CGCCTGCAGATAGTCAACAAGGATAGTCGCCTGCAGATAGTCAACAAGGCAAAAGCAGAAGCAGAAAGAGGGGCGGGGGCGGGACCCCACACACACCAGAGACAGAGTGGCAAGGAGCAGCGAAAGAaaggtttcattttcttctgtttatttcaaGAGAACAAAGATTCAACCATCAGTTCTGTACAAAAACATGGTGTGAGAGCCATGGGACCCTCGGGCCAGCCCCCTTCCCGCACTTGAGCCCCGGGCTCCCCTAATTTGCCAAAAAACCAGGAGAAGACCAAAAAATTCaaactctggggaaaaaaattactATGAGAAAAAATCAGGGGAGACCTTCCTGGGCCTCCCTTTCTCCCTATCCCCAATCTAGAAATTTAGTGGGGGTTGCGGTTCATGGCCATGGCAGGAGGTGGGGCAGATGGGTGTCAGCAGATTTAGTGTTTGGCAAccagtggggctgggggtgggatcTGGGAGGGAGCCGAGGGGCCTGGGGAAGGGAAAAGATCTTGGACCCTGCCCCAGCCCATAGGACACTCAAAAACGCTTTATAAAAATTGGGGCCACAGAGTAGAAGAAAAACAAGTCATCAGAATCAAAAACTAAAGagtggaaagatttttttttttcttctctaaaaggCAAAAAACTACAAACAGCCCAAGTCCTGAGCTCCCCAAGACCTGGATCCTCCACTGTCCCCCTGAAACCCGGCAGGAGGCGGGATGGGGAGCGTGAGAGGTGGGTTCTTAAAAAAGTCACCCCTGGATGGGAAAGCTCTTCATCTTCTGCCGCCTTCCTCTGCTTCCCGCCGCTGCcaaggagagagatggagaggacCGGGGCTATGCCGGCAAACTCAACTTCTTCCCCTTTAGGACTGTGAGGAGAGAAAACAGGGAGGGCATTACCTCTGGGGCCCCTGCAGGGAGGGGACAGCCTCCCACAGCCAGAGCAGGGCAGGCACGCTAGATGGGCAGATCCACAGGGAGGGAGGTCCCCCAGGACTCACAAATACAttcctggtttctttctttccgACCCTTCTCACTACtggcaattttctttctttctttttttgagacaaggtcccactctgtagcccaggctggagagcagtggcatagtcacagctccctgcaaccttgacctcctcaagcaattctcccacctcagcctcccaaggagctggaaccacaggcatgcaccaccatgcccagctaacttttttatcttttattttttatagtgacagggtcttgctgtgttgctttggaactcctaggcttaagaaatctccctgcctcagtctcccaaagtgctgggattacaggcatgagccaccaggcccgaccAATTCTCTTTCTTTACTTGTTCATTCACCATCTCCCCCACCAGAATAAAAGGGAAATGGAGGCCTTTGTCTATCTTTTCTCCTCCTAATGTATCCCCAGAGCCTAGCACCTGGCTGGGGACACAGAAAGTACTCAATACGTtcgttgaatgaataaatgaatgaatttcagtGGGCTGAGTCCCTGCCCTGCCTGGCCTGCACTCCAAGTGACACAGGGGCTAAGGACAGAAACTCCTTAGcccttagggaggcagaggctaacGGTCTGAATTCCTAGGAGGATGGTGGGCCTGCGACCCCAGAAACCAGGCGAAGAAATGCTCCCTCCTTTGCATAATACAGGGGTAAGGAGACCCCAGGCCCCAGGGAGGGCAGGAGCTGCAGAAATAGGAGGTTCCCTTCCAGCCGTCCCACATCCCGGCTACCTTTGGTGATATAGAGGTAGAAGAAATCGCAGTAGAGGACTGTCTGGACCAGGCCTGCCACGATGGCGATGAGGTCGAAGAAGCCCTCAAAATGGTAGCGCCAGATCCAGTTGAAGAGATAGAGCGTACGATAAACGCCCAGCGCAAACAAGTAGTGGCTGGTGATGGTCTCCGCCTCGCCGGTCTTGCTCACCATGAACAGCTGCGGCAAGATGGCCACCGACTCCAGGTAGATGGAGAAGGTCCAGAGGATCTGCAGAGAGGCCGGGGACATGATGAGGTGGGAGGGGACAGGGCGGGAGAGAAGGCAGAGGATGACATTGCAGTTACAGGTGCCGTGAAGGTGGAGAGAAGGAAGGCGATCCAGGTGCTGCCAAGTGCCAGACACAGTTCTGACCGAGTTACTGGTATCTCTGATTTAATCATCACCATGGCCCGGCGAGGAGATCCTATGATTAGCACActtattctacagatgaggaaactgacaccAGAGAAGGCAAGATACTCGCCCAAGACCATGTAGCCAGCAAGCAGCAGAGCAATGATTCGAACCAAGGATTCGCAGTCCGTCCTCATGAACACTTTGCAATTGCACCTCTCTGAAAGGCAGGCTGGGTTGGAATCTTGCCTTggaaatttctcttcttttttctttttcttttttgtttatttatttattttttttgagatggagtatcactttgtcacccaggctggagtgcagtggggcgatctcagctcactgcaacctctgcctcttgggttcaagcgcttctcctgcctcagcctcccgagtagctgggattacaggtgcccgccaccacacccggctaatttttgtatttttagtagagacagggttttgccttgttggccaggctggtctcgaactcctgacctcaggtggtctgcctgcctcggcctcccaaagtgctgggattacaggcatgagccaccgtgcccggcccacatgCCATTTCTTGTGGCAggttgcacatgctgttcccacAGCAGGAAAAGCTCTTCCCCTACACTGTCACACATCTGCCTCCTCCGTATTCTCCCAGCCTCAGCTCATTAGTCACCTCCCGAGAGGGACCCTCCCTGGCCATCCTTCCCCCAGGACTGTCACATCACCCCATCTGACCTCCTTCCTGGCCACTCGCATCAGCAATTGAGCTCTGTGAGGGCTGGGATCCTACTTCTTGTTCACTCCGTGGccctagcacctagcacagtTCCTGAATGAGTGAGGAAATGGGAGTGAGCATCTATAAAGGGGTCCCCATGTGCTCAGCACAGGCCACCATTTAGGGAGCAGTGACAACCATCATTCATGAGCAGGACAGGACATCATGGGACAGGGAAGAAGACATCTGCCAGCCCCTTTTCAGTCCCCAACTCCCTGAAAGTGCCACCTGGGGTGATCTGTGATCTGCAGACACACTGAAACCTCAGAGAGCAAAGCCAGGTGGCAGGTGTGGCTACTCAGTTGTCTTGGTTTGTTTGTGAGAGGAAGGTGGGGAGCACCAGGACATATTCATAACAACTCATGCTTTTCTAGCATTTACGACATCCAAGGCATCGCTCCTTAGGGTGTTAACTGGCCTAAGCCTTAACCCCATGAGGTAGGTACTGTTGTcattcccattgtacagatgaggcaactgaggcccaATGGATAAGAAACGTGTCCAGATTCCCACTGAAGCAGGTAGAGTCCAGGACCTGCTCCCAGAATCATCCAGAATCCTCCAGGGAGGCTCTCGTTAAGCCAGGTTAGTTGATGCTGCTGGGAAACGAACCCATTAAATTGATGCCCATTCAACTCTCACCCCTGGGGTTGCCCTTAGGGAACAGAGTCACAGTTTAAGGAGAGACAGAAGgtctgttgcattttttttttttcctgaggccgagtttcactcttgtcgcccaggctggagtgcagtggcgcaatctcggctcactgcaaacctccacctcgcgggttcaagtgattctcctgccttaacctcccaagtggctggaattataggcactcaccaccacacctggctaatttttgtatttttttagtagagacagggtttcaccacgttggccaggctggtcttgaactcctcacctcaagtgatccacccacctcaccctcccaaagtgctgggatcacaggcatgagccactgtgcccagtcttgtTGCATTTTTATCTATTCCATgatgtctgaatttttttttttttgagatggcgtgttgctctgtcacccaggctggagtacagtggcatgatctcagctcactgcaacctctgctgcccgggttcaagtgattctcctgcctcagcttcctgagtagctgggattacaggtgcgtgccaccatgcccggctaatttttgtatttttagtagagatagggtttcagcatcttggccaggctggtcttgaactcctgacctcgtgatccacgatccacctgtctcagcctcccaaagtgctgggattacaggcgtgagccgccacgcccagcctgatgtctgaatttttaaagaatattttccttAGGTCAggcacggcagctcacacctgtaatcccaacactttggaaggctgaggcaggtggatcacttgaggccaggagttcaagatcaccctgatcaacatagcaaaactctgcctctcctaaaaatataaaaaaattttacctgggcgtggtggctcatgcctgtaatcccagctactcgggacgctgaggcacgagaattgcttgaacctgggaggcagaggttgcagtgagcagagatcgtgccactgcactccagtctgggtgacacagcaagacttaaaaaaaaaaaaaaaaaaaaaaagaggcctggATTCTGGTCTGGCCTCCTCCACCTTTAGCAAGCTGCActacctccctcagcctcagtctccccatcttcAAAATGGGTCTAGTAATCCCTAGTCAACAGGGCAGTTATGAGCTAAGTCAAGGGCTTGGATAAGTGATCCAAGCAAGGTGGTAACAATATGTTTGCAAAGTCCAGGGCCTGGAACCAAGCCCAGGATTCCCCCCACAGCATGATGCAGCCTCCCTCTGATATCTCTGACCCACGGGCCAAAGTCACCCTCTGTTGGATTTGTCTGGCCTGTACAGTGCTTTTagagatatattttgaaggccaggcacggtggctcatgcctgtaatcctagcactttgggaagccgagatgggagaattgctgaagaccaggagttcaagaccagcctgtcaacatggtgaaaccccatttttactagaaacacaaaaattagccaggtgtggtggcaagcacctgtaatcccagctactcgggaggctgaggcaggagaaatgcttgacccaggaggcagaggttgcagtgagccaagatcgtgccactgcactccagcctgggcgacagagtgagatcccatctcaaaaaaaaaaaaaaaaagaaatatagtctGAATCtgtggctaaaattttaaaatgagacatCTTGCCTGAAAACTCCTGAATTATGGCATCTGTTGAAAAGATCAGCACATCTGGCCACCCAGGCCTATCTTCCTATAAGGCAGGAGTGGGCACAGGTACGAAAAGGTTACCCTGAATTTATGATTCCTGCCAAGCCCCAGGAGGCAAGAGATTGCAAACTTAGCACTGGCTCTCCCAAAATTCTTCCCAGGAGTTTGTACAGGTCCCAGCAAAACACCATGGAATAACAATCAtaacaacaaacatttaaaagtaaaagtgTCAGAGATGGAACTAAACGCTTCAGTCATTGAACATTGACACAGCACTTCCTACCTCATCCCAGACACTGTGCTTTGTTAATACCAACCTCTCGTTTGAACCCTATGACATAGGAActgattatctccattttacagataaggagactgaggcacagggtAGTTACGGGATTTGCCCAGAATCCCATAGCTGCTACACGGTAGAGGCAGGGTCCAAATCCTTACACTCTGATTCTAGAGTCTTTATGTGTTTTGACACCAGGCAATGCTGCAAAGTCTCAGTAAATTCTCACAATGACCTGATCAAAACTTTACAAATGTGGAAACCGAGGTGCAGAGAGGTCAAGTCACATGCACGGGATCATGCTAATAGAAACTAGCAgatttggggccgggcgcagtggctcatgcctgtaatcccagcactttgggaggctgaggcgggtggatcacctgaggtcaggaattcgagaccagcctggccaatatgttgaaaccctgtctctactaaaaatacaaaaaataacctgGCTTGGTGGTGGAcatctgcaatctcagctactcgggaggctgaagctggagaatcgcttgaacctgggagatggaggttgcagagagccagaATCGTGCCACtgcctccagtctgggcaaccgagcgagatgaaaaaaaaaagaaaagaaagaaagaaaagaaagaaaagaaaagaaagagagaaagagagaaggagaggagagaaggagagaaggagagaaagagagagagaaagaaagaaagaaaaagagagagagagagagagagaggaagggagagagggagagagagaggaaagagagaaagagagaaagaaaagaaagaaagagagaaagagagagagagaaagaaaagaaagaaaagaaagaaagaaggaaagaaagaaagaaagaaaagaaagagaagaaactagCAGATTTGGAATTCAAATTCAAGAAGGCTGGGcgaggaatggtggctcatgcatgtaatcccagcactttgggaggccaagacaggcagattatttgagcccaggagttcaagagcagcctggtcaacatgcgAAACCCTATctggactaaaaatacaaaaattagcagagcatggtgatgtgcacctgtcttcccaactactcgggaggctaaggcaggataattgcttgaacctgggagacgggggttgcagtgagccgagatcatgccactgctctccagcctgggcaacagagcgagactttgtctccagaaaaaaaagaatccctaagcctcagtttcgtcatctgtaaaatggggctgctGAGAAAAGTAAGTAGGTGAAATGCTCAGGGTAGTGACCGACACATAGCGAGTCTTGCTGCTGTTGTGTTAATTTCCTCTGACCCGAGAGCCCATGCACTGAACTTATGCATCCTAAAATAAGGCAGTTTGGGCATACCCTGCAGAAGGAAGCCTGTGAGAGGGTCTCCTGTCATAGCTACTCTGCCACAACCATCCCCCCAAATAAGGAGTCACAGCAAGGCGCCTACCTCCAGAGGGGTGAAGTCATGATTGACCAGGAACGCCAGAATGGCGGTGGGAACGACCAGGAACTCCACTCTGAACGTGTCATGGTTCCCATCGTAAGTGGCTTTGAACTTGCTATAAATCAACCAGACCGTGGTGAAGGAGCAGGCTATGTAGACCACCTGAGGAGAGGGATGATGAGAAGGGGCCTCAACTCACAGGCCTGTGCCCCAGTAggctcagacccaggagtccaggcccctccctcagacccaggagtccaggcccccggcccctcctccctcagacccaggagtccaggcccccaggccctcctccctcagacccaggagtccaagcCCCCACAGcccttcctccctcagacccaagagtccaggccccagcccctcctccctcagaccgaGGAGTCCAAGCCCctagcccctcctccctcagatccAAGAGTCCAGGCCCCCAACCCCTCTCCCTCAGATCCaagagtccaggcccccagcccctcctccctcagacccaggagtccaggcccccaggccctcctccctcagacccaggagtccaggcccccgtCCCTACCTCCCTCAGACACAGGAGTCCAAGCCCccacagcccctcctccctcagacccaagagtccaggccccagcccctcctccctcagaccgaGGAGTCCAAGCCCctagcccctcctccctcagatccAAGAGTCCAGGCCCCCAACCCCTCTCCCTCAGACCCaagagtccaggcccccagcccctcctccctcagacctagGAGTCTGGGACCTACACCCGGCTCCTCTGCCTCAGGGGGGGCCAGAGAGGTGGGATGGAGCCTCTACCTTCATACACGTGTTGTAGAGTGAGATGTAGTTGGTGAAGAGGTCCAGATATCGGGCAGTGAACACCACAGCAAACAGGACCTGGCTCTTCCCTGAAATTCCTGTGGtccagagataaagagagagagagagagagaaagagagagagacagagacagacagaaggagagaggaggctgagggtgggctGCATGGGCAATAAACTAAGGCACAGCGCCCAGGACCAGCCTGAAGGCAGCTCTGGAGCGCAGCTGTCTccggaggcctccccagcccgcCCCGCCTGAGCAGGGCCCTTTCTCACGGACCACAGCCAGGGGGCAGCCCAGGCCCCCGAAGCTACTCCAGCCCGAGGCTCCGTCCCAGACTAGGCCTCATGGCTACCCCTGGCCCCTCAGGGTCCTCCTGCAGTCTGGACCTGAGATGAGGCCCAGGGAGGACCTTCCCTGACCTCAGGCCCCGGATCCGGTCACCTCCCTCCCGTTCCCTTCCTGGCCGCCACGGTCCACGTCACCAACTCACAGCCACCTCCCCGCCTGCCATGGTTCCCTGTTCCCGGTCCGTGAACCCTCGGGCTGCCCAGATTGGGGCTGGGGGTGGCTGAATTGGGGGCCTAAAGCCATTCACATGAAACTGTATGCACCCCCGCCAGTCTGGGGAAGGGAGCTGATCCCCTGGAGACCCAGAACCTAGAAGAGAGATCCCCCAGCAAGCAGTGGGGGTGGAGCCTGTGCCCCTAGTGCCCCCAAACCCTTCCTGAGTCCTGGGACGCCCCCCAACCCCCGCCCTCAATCTCTCTCCTTCGCCAGCCCTGGTGGGCCTCTCACCGGCGCACGAGCGGGACTTCCAGATTTTGAGCAGTAGCAAGATGATGGCGAGGAGGTGGGAGAGGTCTCCCAGGAATCGGAAGAGATTCATGGCTGGGGGGCCCTGGCAGGGCTGAGCGGGAGGGAGGCAGGCTGGCGGGGGGGTGCCCCCCGAGGCTGCTGGTCTGAATGGGTGGCTGGGCTTGGGGGACGGGAGAGGGACCCCAGGTGCGCTCCGCTCCGGGGAGGGGACTCTGGGAGGGGGAGCAAAGGCCGGAGCTGGCGGCGGAGCTGGAGCCGGGAAGAGGGAGGAGAGCGGGAGTGGGAGGAGTCCGGGCGGAGAGTCTCCGCCCCCAAGGGCGGGGCCTGGATCCCCGGCGCCCCCTATCGCCCACCTCCTGCTTTGCCGTGGCGGCGCTAAAGGCACCCCCAAAGCTGCCCCCTTAGGAACTTGGGAGGGTCGCAGGGTTCGGAAAGTGCAAAATCCAGCACCGGCTCGCCCAGGCAGTCTGTGTCTCTGGAAGAGACGCGGTCCGGTACACCAGCCTCAGCCCTTGCAGGGATATAGAGGCTGCCCTCTGAGCTTGAAAACTCCTGCAGGGACTCAGAGCCTCAGCTGCCAGCTTTTGCCGCTTTCAGGCACTCTAGCTCCAATCTCCCAGAAGACAAGAAAGATACCCCACCTACTTCCTCCCCTAGACCCAGGACTCAAGGCCCCAGCCCGTTCGTCAAACCCAGACGTCTaggtccccagcccctcctccctcagacccaggagtccagacccccagcctctcctccctcagacccagaagtccagacgcccagcccctcctccctcagatccaggagtccagaccccagcccctcctcgctcagacccaggagtccaggcccccagccttctcactcagacccaggagtccaggccccgagcacctcctccctcagacccaggactCCAGGCCCCCAGTCTCCTCagtcagacccaggagtccaggcccccaaaCCCTCCTCccccagacccaggagtccaggcccccagcccttcctccctcagacccaggggtccagatccccagcacctcctccctcagacccaggagtccagaccccccgcacctcctccctcagacccaggagtccagggccccattccctcctccctcagacccaggagtccaagaccccCATTCCCTCCTCCTTCAGACCCAGGAATCCAAGAcccccattccctcctccctcagacccaggagtccagggcccccagcccctcctccctcagacccaggggtccagggcccccagcccctcctccctcagacccaggagtccaagaccccCATTCCCTCCtctctcagacccaggagtccagggccccattccctcctccctcagacccaggggtccaggccCCCAGACCCTCCTCCCCcagacccaggggtccaggcccccagcccctcctccctcagacccagaagtccagggcccccagcccctcctccctcagacccaggggtccagggcccccagcccctcctccctcagacccaggagtccaaggcccccagcccctcctccctcagacccaggagtccagggccCCCATTCCCtgctccctcagacccaggagtccagggtcccagcccctcctccctcagacccaggggtccagggccccagcccctcctccctcagacccaggggtccagggccccagcccctcctccctcagacccaggggtccaggcccccagcccctcctccctcagacccaggggtccaggcccccagcccctcctccctcagacccaggggtccaggcccccagcccctcctccctcagacccaggggtccaggcccccagcccctcctccctcagacccaggggtccaggcccccagcccctcctccctcagacccaggggtccaggcccccagcccctcctccctcagacccaggggtccaggcccccagcccctcctccctcagacccaggggtccaggcccccagcccctcctccctcagacccaggggtccaggGCCCCAGCCCTTTTCCATCCTAGGACGCTGTTCCTTGGAACTTAGGGTCCCACCGCTACCATCTTATGGCTCAAAGACCTTAACCTTAAGAATCTAGATCTACAGTTTCTCCCTTTACGACCCACAGATTTAGGCCCTGATTCTCATCTTTTTTGGAAATGTGCACCTCGCCCTGTTCTCCCAGACCTTGAGGATGAAGGAAACAGGAGCCCCACCCAGGAGGCTCAAGGCCGAAACTCTGACCCAAACTACCTCAGGAGCCCCTGGCCCTGGCTTCCCCCCGCTCCAGAATTTCTGCCCTacccacacacacagaccctCTTCCACCCTCAGAGGCCACGGTGTCCTGCCCCACGCTCTACCCCAGAGCCGCACGGGTGTCTTTATAAAAGTGCCGGGCCCAGCCCTCTAGCAAGAGAGGAATGCTGGGCATCTGGGTGTGCAACCCTCGGGGAACAGCCTGTGGTCTGGACTCCTGCGTCTATGAGGGGATAGATGCTGCTTCCCTTCTGGATGTTGGGGTACCCACAGATGATGGAGGCCAGGGTCCCTTAATAAAAGAATGGGTGCAGGCATGTTGGTTTCTTCAGAGGGTTGGAAGGACTGGGTACCCAAGGGTGACATCCCCGAGTCTTGGGTCCCTGAGGGTGGCTTGTACGGGGGAGAGTCGGGATGACTGAGCCCTTAAAAGAGACTCTGACTTGGAGGCAGTCCCCAAATTCCTGGGTCCCAGTAGAGAagggactcctgggtctgagggaggaggggctggggggcagGACTCCTGGGTCCAGGGTCGAGACCTGGTTTTCAGGCCTGGCCTTCTGGGGCAATAAAAGCCACAGATTGTATGGCGAACACTGAAGTCAGGGAAAGGCCTCCTGTTTCCAGAGCCTCAAGGCAGGGCGGGGGCAGAGGGCAGCAAGCCCCAGCCCTGGAGTCTAGCTCTGAAGCTGATGTCTCATACCGGGTTCTGAGTCCCTGCCTGCCCGTCCCCAGCCCGACTTCTTCCTCCCTTTTTATTTTCAGCCCCTCACTCCCTTGTCCCaggaggaaggcagaggctggTAGCTAGGGGTGGTGGGCGGCCCCCTCCCCAAGCCTGGCAGGAGGAGGGGTCCCCAGGGAGGCCAGGAGGGGGGGCTGTGGGTCTCCCGGCAGTGGCGGACGGGGACTGAATGTTAATCGCATCccgagtgagtgtgtgtgtgcgagaACACAGCGAGTGTGTGAGTCCCTCCCGCTCCAGCTCTTCCAagccgcggccgccgccgccacccTCGCCCGCAGCCTCCCGCAGCCTCCCTCGGCCACCGGTGCCTGCTGGGGGGTGTTGCCTGGGTGGGTCCGCCCGGCCCCCAGGGGTCTCTCGAGCATCTGCCATCTGCCCGGTGAGGATCTGTGTGTCGGGGTGTCTGGGGCTGGCTGGTGGAGGGGGGGTGTGTCTGTAAGCGCTGCGGCGGCCGAGGGAGGGAGGGGTCTGTCTGTCTGTACCGACCCTGAGCCGCCTGCCTGGGTGTCGTGGGGCTCCCACTCCTTCCCCCCAGCCCCCCCAAACCCAGATGGATGGTGTGTACCTGGGTTCTGTGCCTCCTGCCTGCGTCCGGCCAGGCGTCTGGGCGTCCCTGGCTGCCTGTGTCCTCCTGTCTGTCCAAACAGCCCCTATCAGCAgtggcagcctggcccccatTAGACCccccactctgtgtgtgtgtgtctgtgtgcgtgtccCTCCACAAGCTCTGGGGGTGCTTAGGGGGAATCCCAGGGAAGTGAGGTCGTGCGTGTGTGcgtgagtgtatgtgtgtttctgcctGTGTTTGAGAGTGGGGGAGTCAAGGGGGGATCTAGAGGTGGCCAAGCGAGGAAGGGGCAAGCAGTTCCCCAAGCAGGCAATCTACcgctcc
This portion of the Pongo abelii isolate AG06213 chromosome 20, NHGRI_mPonAbe1-v2.0_pri, whole genome shotgun sequence genome encodes:
- the KDELR1 gene encoding ER lumen protein-retaining receptor 1 isoform X1, which gives rise to MNLFRFLGDLSHLLAIILLLLKIWKSRSCAGISGKSQVLFAVVFTARYLDLFTNYISLYNTCMKVVYIACSFTTVWLIYSKFKATYDGNHDTFRVEFLVVPTAILAFLVNHDFTPLEILWTFSIYLESVAILPQLFMVSKTGEAETITSHYLFALGVYRTLYLFNWIWRYHFEGFFDLIAIVAGLVQTVLYCDFFYLYITKVLKGKKLSLPA
- the KDELR1 gene encoding ER lumen protein-retaining receptor 1 isoform X2, with translation MKVVYIACSFTTVWLIYSKFKATYDGNHDTFRVEFLVVPTAILAFLVNHDFTPLEILWTFSIYLESVAILPQLFMVSKTGEAETITSHYLFALGVYRTLYLFNWIWRYHFEGFFDLIAIVAGLVQTVLYCDFFYLYITKVLKGKKLSLPA